From the genome of Duffyella gerundensis, one region includes:
- the secG gene encoding preprotein translocase subunit SecG has product MYEALLVVFLIVALGLVGLIMLQQGKGADMGASFGAGASATLFGSNGSGNFMTRMTGILAALFFIISLILGNLNTNKSAKGSEWENLTAPAQSQQTQPAKPATPSSDIPQ; this is encoded by the coding sequence ATGTACGAAGCTCTTTTAGTAGTTTTCCTTATTGTAGCCCTCGGCCTTGTTGGTCTGATCATGCTGCAACAAGGCAAAGGCGCTGATATGGGAGCATCATTTGGTGCAGGCGCATCTGCAACACTGTTTGGTTCAAACGGCTCAGGTAATTTCATGACCCGTATGACCGGCATTTTAGCAGCGCTGTTCTTCATCATTAGCTTGATTCTGGGTAACCTGAACACCAATAAAAGCGCTAAAGGAAGTGAGTGGGAAAATCTGACGGCGCCGGCTCAGTCTCAACAGACGCAGCCAGCCAAACCGGCAACGCCGAGCAGTGATATCCCGCAGTAA
- the nlpI gene encoding lipoprotein NlpI — translation MKPFLRWCVVATALTLAGCSNSNWRKNEVLAVPLQPTLQQEVILARMEQILASRAITDDERAQLLYERGVLYDSLGLRALARNDFSQALAIRPDMPEVFNYLGIYLTQAGSFDAAYEAFDSVLELDPTYNYAHLNRGIALYYGGRYKLAQDDLLAFYQDDPNDPFRSLWLYLDEREMDADKAKVALQQRYDKAAKDQWGWNIVEFYLDDISEKTLMERLKADATDNTSLAEHLSETNFYLGKHYLSLGEKDDAKALFKLAVANNVNNFVEHRYALLELALLGQTQDDLSESDQQ, via the coding sequence ATGAAGCCATTTTTGCGCTGGTGTGTTGTTGCGACGGCTTTGACGCTGGCAGGATGCAGCAACTCAAATTGGCGTAAGAACGAAGTCCTGGCTGTTCCGCTACAGCCCACATTGCAACAGGAAGTCATCCTGGCGCGCATGGAACAAATTCTTGCCAGTCGGGCAATTACCGATGATGAACGCGCACAGCTGTTATATGAGCGCGGAGTGTTGTATGATAGTTTGGGTTTGAGGGCACTGGCGCGTAACGATTTTTCGCAAGCGCTGGCTATCAGACCCGATATGCCTGAAGTATTCAATTACTTAGGCATATATTTAACGCAGGCGGGGAGCTTTGATGCCGCCTATGAAGCGTTTGATTCTGTACTTGAGCTTGATCCAACTTACAACTATGCGCATTTAAATCGTGGTATCGCCCTCTATTACGGCGGACGATACAAGTTAGCGCAAGATGATCTGCTGGCGTTTTATCAAGACGATCCTAACGATCCTTTCCGCAGTTTGTGGCTCTACCTCGATGAACGCGAGATGGATGCCGACAAAGCCAAAGTGGCGCTTCAACAGCGTTATGACAAAGCGGCTAAAGATCAATGGGGATGGAATATTGTCGAGTTCTACCTTGATGACATTAGCGAGAAGACGCTAATGGAACGTCTCAAGGCGGACGCAACGGATAACACCTCGCTCGCTGAACATCTCAGTGAAACCAACTTCTATTTAGGTAAACATTACCTAAGTCTGGGGGAGAAGGACGACGCGAAAGCGTTGTTCAAACTGGCGGTCGCTAACAACGTAAACAACTTTGTTGAGCACCGATACGCATTGTTGGAACTGGCGCTACTCGGCCAGACACAAGACGATTTATCAGAATCTGACCAGCAATAG
- the nusA gene encoding transcription termination factor NusA, which translates to MNKEILAVVEAVSNEKSLPREKIFEALESALATATKKKYEQEIEVRVSIDRKSGDFDTFRRWVIVNEVTQPTREITLEAARYEDESLNLDDYVEDQIESVTFDRITTQTAKQVIVQKVREAERAMVVDQFREHEGEIITGVVKKVNRDNISLDLGSNAEAVILREDMLPRENFRPGDRIRGVLYAVRPEARGAQLFVSRSKPEMLIELFRIEVPEIGEEVIEIKAAARDPGSRAKIAVKTNDKRIDPVGACVGMRGARVQAVSSELGGERIDIVLWDDNPAQFVINAMAPADVASIVVDEDNHTMDIAVEAGNLAQAIGRNGQNVRLASQLSGWELNVMTVDDLQAKHQAEAHAAIDAFTKYLDVDEEFATVLVEEGFSSLEELAYVPINELLEIDGLDEETIEALRDRAKNALTTLALAKEESLGNQEPAEDLLNLEGMERALAFKLAAKGVCTLEDLAEQGVDDLTDIEGLDDEKAGALIMAARNICWFGDDA; encoded by the coding sequence ATGAACAAAGAGATCTTAGCTGTCGTAGAAGCCGTTTCTAACGAAAAGTCCCTGCCACGTGAGAAAATCTTCGAGGCGCTCGAGAGCGCTCTGGCCACAGCGACCAAGAAAAAATACGAGCAGGAAATTGAAGTCCGCGTCAGCATCGACCGCAAGAGCGGCGATTTTGATACGTTCCGTCGTTGGGTGATCGTTAATGAAGTGACGCAGCCAACCCGTGAGATCACGCTGGAAGCAGCGCGTTACGAAGATGAATCACTGAATCTTGACGATTACGTTGAAGATCAGATTGAATCGGTAACGTTTGACCGTATCACTACGCAGACCGCGAAACAGGTTATCGTACAAAAAGTACGTGAAGCCGAACGCGCCATGGTGGTCGATCAGTTCCGTGAGCACGAAGGCGAGATTATTACCGGCGTTGTTAAAAAAGTTAACCGCGACAATATCAGTCTTGATTTAGGCAGTAATGCCGAAGCGGTTATTCTGCGTGAAGATATGCTGCCGCGTGAAAACTTCCGCCCAGGCGACCGTATCCGCGGCGTGCTTTATGCGGTTCGTCCGGAAGCGCGTGGTGCGCAGCTGTTTGTCAGCCGCTCTAAGCCAGAAATGCTTATTGAGCTGTTTCGTATTGAAGTGCCAGAAATTGGCGAAGAAGTTATTGAGATTAAAGCAGCCGCTCGCGATCCGGGCTCACGCGCTAAAATCGCGGTGAAAACCAACGATAAGCGTATTGATCCAGTTGGCGCCTGCGTGGGTATGCGCGGTGCGCGTGTTCAGGCGGTATCCAGCGAGCTGGGTGGCGAACGCATTGATATCGTGCTGTGGGATGATAATCCTGCGCAGTTTGTAATCAATGCAATGGCGCCTGCTGACGTTGCCTCAATTGTGGTAGACGAAGATAACCATACAATGGATATCGCCGTCGAAGCAGGCAACCTTGCTCAGGCCATTGGCCGTAATGGGCAAAACGTACGTCTCGCCTCGCAGCTTAGCGGCTGGGAGCTGAACGTTATGACCGTCGATGATTTGCAGGCGAAACATCAGGCTGAAGCACACGCAGCCATTGATGCCTTCACCAAATACCTTGATGTCGACGAAGAGTTCGCCACCGTGCTGGTTGAAGAAGGCTTCTCCTCACTGGAAGAGCTGGCCTATGTGCCGATCAACGAACTGCTTGAGATTGATGGTTTAGATGAAGAGACCATCGAAGCACTGCGCGACCGCGCAAAAAATGCGTTGACCACATTAGCGCTGGCGAAAGAAGAGAGCCTGGGTAATCAGGAACCTGCTGAAGACCTGCTGAATCTGGAAGGCATGGAACGCGCTCTGGCATTCAAACTGGCGGCAAAAGGTGTGTGCACGCTGGAAGACCTCGCCGAACAAGGTGTTGATGACCTGACTGATATTGAAGGGCTGGACGATGAGAAAGCCGGCGCGCTAATTATGGCCGCACGCAATATCTGCTGGTTCGGTGACGACGCGTAA
- the rpsO gene encoding 30S ribosomal protein S15 has translation MSLSVEAKAEIVAKYGRGTNDSGSTEVQVALLTAQINHLQGHFSEHKKDHHSRRGLLRMVSQRRKLLDYLKRKDVARYTSLIESLGLRR, from the coding sequence ATGTCTCTAAGCGTTGAAGCTAAAGCAGAGATCGTTGCTAAATACGGTCGTGGTACTAACGACAGCGGTTCTACCGAAGTTCAGGTTGCACTGCTGACTGCTCAGATTAACCACCTGCAGGGTCACTTCTCTGAGCACAAAAAAGACCACCACAGCCGTCGCGGTCTGCTGCGTATGGTTTCCCAGCGTCGTAAGCTGCTGGATTACCTGAAGCGTAAAGATGTTGCACGTTACACCAGCCTGATCGAAAGCCTGGGTCTGCGTCGCTAA
- the yrbN gene encoding protein YrbN, with protein MKMTESFHDELCRLAAAI; from the coding sequence ATGAAAATGACTGAAAGTTTTCACGACGAGTTATGTAGACTGGCCGCCGCAATCTAA
- the rimP gene encoding ribosome maturation factor RimP has product MSTLEQKLTALISAPVEALGYELVGIEFVRGRTSTLRIYIDSENGINVDDCADVSHQVSAIMDVEDPITVAYNLEVSSPGLERPLFSAEHYTRFLGEEVSLVLRMAVQNRRKWQGIIKSVEGEMITVTVEGNDEVFALSNIQKANLVPHF; this is encoded by the coding sequence TTGTCCACATTAGAGCAGAAATTGACAGCGTTGATCTCAGCACCGGTTGAAGCGCTTGGCTACGAATTGGTGGGTATTGAGTTCGTGCGTGGTCGCACATCCACACTGCGTATCTACATTGATAGTGAAAACGGCATCAATGTTGATGACTGCGCAGACGTCAGCCATCAGGTAAGCGCCATTATGGATGTTGAAGATCCCATCACCGTTGCTTACAACCTTGAAGTTTCCTCACCTGGACTGGAACGTCCACTCTTTTCCGCCGAGCATTATACGCGCTTCCTGGGCGAAGAAGTCAGTCTGGTATTGCGCATGGCCGTGCAGAACCGCCGTAAATGGCAGGGCATCATTAAATCTGTCGAAGGTGAAATGATCACGGTGACCGTCGAGGGTAATGATGAAGTGTTCGCACTGAGCAACATTCAGAAAGCGAACCTGGTCCCCCACTTTTAA
- the truB gene encoding tRNA pseudouridine(55) synthase TruB — protein sequence MSRPRRRGRDIHGVLLLDKPQGLSSNDALQKVKRIFNANRAGHTGALDPLATGMLPICLGEATKFSRYLLDSDKRYRVIARLGQRTDTSDADGIVVEERPVAFNNEQLETALESFRGESQQVPSMYSALKHQGRPLYEYARQGIDVPREARPIVVYELLFIRWEGEELELEIHCSKGTYIRTIIDDLGEKLGCGAHVTMLRRLEVATYPVSQMVTLEQLQALEKTALESDPANRDALDQLLMPMDSPAAAFPEVNLPESSAAYFKQGMPVQAAGAPQNGLVRVTEGAMGKFIGMAEIADDGRVAPKRLVVEYSD from the coding sequence ATGAGTCGTCCTCGTCGTCGTGGCCGCGATATTCACGGCGTTTTGCTGCTGGATAAGCCGCAGGGACTCTCCTCCAATGATGCGCTGCAAAAAGTGAAGCGCATCTTTAACGCCAACCGAGCGGGCCATACCGGCGCGCTTGATCCGCTTGCCACCGGTATGCTGCCAATCTGTCTCGGCGAAGCCACGAAGTTTTCCCGCTATTTGCTCGATTCTGACAAACGCTATCGCGTTATTGCTCGTCTCGGTCAGCGAACCGATACCTCTGATGCAGATGGCATTGTGGTAGAGGAACGTCCGGTTGCGTTTAATAATGAGCAGCTTGAAACGGCCCTGGAAAGCTTTCGCGGCGAAAGCCAGCAGGTGCCCTCAATGTATTCAGCATTGAAGCATCAGGGTCGCCCGCTTTATGAGTATGCGCGTCAGGGCATTGACGTGCCGCGTGAAGCGCGTCCAATTGTAGTATACGAGCTACTGTTTATTCGTTGGGAAGGCGAAGAGCTGGAACTGGAAATCCACTGTTCCAAAGGCACTTATATTCGCACCATTATTGATGATCTCGGTGAGAAATTGGGATGTGGTGCGCATGTGACCATGCTGCGCCGCCTTGAAGTGGCCACCTATCCGGTGAGCCAGATGGTGACGCTGGAACAGTTGCAGGCCCTGGAAAAAACCGCGCTGGAATCCGATCCTGCAAATCGTGATGCGCTCGACCAGTTACTGATGCCGATGGACAGCCCGGCCGCGGCCTTTCCCGAGGTCAACCTGCCGGAAAGCAGCGCGGCTTACTTTAAGCAGGGTATGCCGGTACAGGCAGCTGGCGCGCCGCAGAACGGTCTGGTTCGGGTCACTGAAGGCGCGATGGGAAAATTCATCGGTATGGCTGAAATAGCTGACGATGGGCGTGTGGCGCCAAAAAGGCTGGTTGTTGAATATTCTGACTGA
- the pnp gene encoding polyribonucleotide nucleotidyltransferase: protein MLNPIVRKFQYGQHTVTLETGMMARQATAAVMVSMDDTAVFVTVVGQKKAKPGQDFFPLTVNYQERTYAAGRIPGSFFRREGRPSEGETLISRLIDRPVRPLFPEGFVNEVQVIATVVSVNPQVNPDIVAMIGASAALSLSGLPFNGPIGAARVGYINNQYVLNPTVDEIKQSSLDLVVAGTQGAVLMVESEADVLSEDQMLGAVVYGHEQQQIVIENINSLVAEAGKPRWDWQPEATNDALHSRIAALAESRLSDAYRITEKQERYTQVGVIKSETIAALLAEDATLDESEISDILHAIEKDAVRSRILNGELRIDGREKDMIRGLDVRTGVLPRTHGSALFTRGETQALVTATLGTARDAQNLDELMGERTDSFLFHYNFPPYSVGETGMVGSPKRREIGHGRLAKRGVLAMMPKPEDFPYTVRVVSEITESNGSSSMASVCGASLALMDAGVPIKAAVAGIAMGLVKEGDRYVVLSDILGDEDHLGDMDFKVAGSREGITALQMDIKIEGITREIMQVALNQAKGARLHILSVMEQAISTPRGDISEFAPRIHTIKISPDKIKDVIGKGGSVIRALTEETGTTIEIEDDGTVKIAATDGDKAQHAIRRIEEITAEIEVGRVYNGKVTRIVDFGAFVAIGGGKEGLVHISQIADKRVEKVADYLQMGQEVPVKVLEVDRQGRVRLSIKEAVEQPQAEADVVTTPDAE from the coding sequence TTGCTGAATCCGATCGTACGTAAATTCCAATATGGTCAGCATACCGTCACGCTTGAAACCGGTATGATGGCGCGCCAGGCAACGGCCGCCGTAATGGTAAGCATGGATGACACCGCGGTATTCGTTACCGTTGTAGGACAGAAAAAAGCTAAGCCGGGACAGGACTTTTTCCCGCTGACCGTTAACTATCAGGAGCGTACCTACGCTGCTGGCCGTATTCCAGGTAGCTTCTTCCGCCGTGAAGGCCGTCCAAGCGAAGGCGAAACCCTGATTTCGCGCCTGATCGACCGTCCGGTTCGTCCACTGTTCCCGGAAGGTTTTGTTAATGAAGTACAGGTTATCGCTACTGTCGTTTCCGTTAACCCACAGGTTAACCCGGATATCGTAGCGATGATTGGTGCTTCTGCCGCTCTGAGCCTGTCTGGCCTGCCGTTCAATGGTCCAATCGGTGCCGCGCGCGTCGGTTATATCAACAATCAATACGTGCTGAACCCAACTGTAGATGAAATCAAGCAGAGCAGCCTCGACCTGGTTGTTGCCGGTACGCAGGGCGCTGTATTGATGGTTGAATCTGAAGCTGACGTGCTGAGCGAAGATCAGATGCTGGGTGCCGTGGTTTATGGCCATGAGCAGCAGCAGATTGTGATCGAAAACATCAACTCTCTGGTTGCTGAAGCAGGCAAACCACGCTGGGACTGGCAGCCAGAAGCGACTAACGATGCACTGCACAGCCGCATCGCTGCGCTGGCTGAAAGCCGTCTGAGCGATGCTTACCGCATCACTGAGAAGCAAGAGCGTTACACGCAGGTTGGCGTGATCAAGTCAGAAACTATCGCCGCGCTGCTGGCTGAAGATGCCACGCTGGATGAAAGTGAAATCAGCGATATTCTGCACGCCATCGAAAAAGATGCTGTCCGCTCGCGTATTCTGAACGGCGAACTGCGTATCGATGGCCGCGAGAAAGACATGATCCGTGGTCTGGATGTGCGTACTGGCGTGCTGCCACGTACTCACGGCTCTGCGCTGTTCACCCGTGGTGAAACGCAGGCGCTGGTTACCGCAACGTTGGGTACTGCACGTGATGCGCAGAATCTTGATGAGCTGATGGGCGAGCGCACTGACAGCTTCCTCTTCCATTACAACTTCCCTCCGTACTCGGTCGGTGAGACAGGTATGGTCGGTTCGCCGAAGCGTCGTGAGATTGGCCACGGCCGTCTTGCTAAGCGCGGCGTGTTGGCGATGATGCCTAAGCCAGAAGATTTCCCGTACACCGTACGTGTGGTGTCTGAAATCACTGAATCTAACGGTTCTTCTTCAATGGCCTCTGTTTGCGGTGCCTCTCTGGCGCTGATGGATGCAGGTGTGCCGATCAAGGCCGCTGTTGCCGGTATCGCAATGGGTCTGGTCAAAGAAGGCGATCGTTATGTTGTGCTGTCCGACATCCTTGGTGATGAAGATCACCTCGGCGACATGGACTTTAAAGTAGCCGGTAGCCGTGAAGGTATCACCGCGCTGCAGATGGATATCAAAATCGAAGGCATTACCCGCGAAATCATGCAGGTTGCTCTGAACCAAGCCAAAGGTGCGCGTTTGCACATCCTTAGCGTGATGGAACAGGCTATCAGCACGCCGCGTGGCGATATCTCTGAATTTGCTCCACGTATCCATACTATTAAGATCAGCCCGGACAAAATCAAAGATGTCATCGGTAAAGGCGGTTCAGTTATCCGTGCTCTGACCGAAGAAACTGGCACCACGATTGAAATCGAAGATGACGGTACAGTGAAAATTGCTGCAACCGACGGCGATAAAGCACAGCATGCTATTCGCCGCATCGAAGAAATCACTGCTGAAATCGAAGTTGGCCGTGTTTATAACGGCAAAGTAACGCGTATCGTCGATTTTGGTGCGTTCGTTGCTATCGGCGGCGGTAAAGAAGGTCTGGTTCATATTTCTCAGATTGCTGACAAGCGCGTTGAGAAAGTGGCTGACTATCTGCAGATGGGCCAGGAAGTTCCGGTTAAAGTGCTGGAAGTTGATCGCCAGGGCCGTGTTCGCCTGAGCATCAAAGAAGCGGTCGAGCAGCCGCAGGCGGAAGCCGACGTAGTGACAACACCTGACGCCGAGTAA
- the infB gene encoding translation initiation factor IF-2 encodes MTDVTVKSLAAEIQTSVERLVQQFADAGIRKSENDSVTQQEKETLLTHLNREHGSSASGKLTLQRKTRSTLNIPGTGGKSKSVQIEVRKKRTYVKGDAESEQQAQIEAEAQAQREAEEQARREAEEKAKREADEKAKREADEKARREAEVKREAAEKEKLSNNQTDEVTRAAQSDKARREAEAAELKRKAEEEARRKLEEDAKRAAEEARKMAEEKSAEWESKAATEVTEDSADYHVTTSQHARQAEDENDREVEEGRSRARTTKAARPAKKGNKHSEAKTDREEARAAIRGGKGGKHRKPSTLQQGFNKPAQAVNRDVIIGETITVAELANKMAVKGSQVIKAMMKMGAMATINQVIDQETAQLVAEEMGHKTILRRENELEEAVMSDRDSTGSQESRAPVVTIMGHVDHGKTSLLDYIRSTKIASGEAGGITQHIGAYHVETDNGMVTFLDTPGHAAFTAMRARGAQATDIVILVVAADDGVMPQTVEAIQHAKAAGVPVVVAVNKVDKPDADPDRVKNELTQYGIIPEEWGGENMFVNVSAKAGTGIDDLLNAILLQAEVLELSAVREGMASGVVIESFLDKGRGPVATVLVREGTLNKGDIVLCGFEYGRVRAMRDELGREVMEAGPSIPVEILGLSGVPAAGDEATVVRDEKKAREVALYRQGKFREVKLARQQKSKLENMFANMSEGEVSELNIVLKADVQGSVEAISDSLLKLSTDEVKVKIVGSGVGGITETDATLAAASNAILLGFNVRADASARRVVDTESLDLRYYSVIYNLIDEVKAAMSGMLAPEYKQQIIGLAEVRDVFKSPKFGAIAGCMVTEGTIKRHNPIRVLRDNVVIYEGELESLRRFKDDVNEVRNGMECGIGVKNYNDVRPGDMIEVFEIIEIKRTIE; translated from the coding sequence ATGACAGATGTAACCGTAAAATCACTGGCAGCAGAGATTCAGACTTCGGTGGAACGCCTGGTACAGCAGTTCGCTGATGCAGGGATCCGCAAGTCTGAAAATGACTCTGTAACCCAGCAAGAGAAAGAAACCTTACTGACGCACCTGAACCGTGAGCATGGTAGTAGCGCGTCAGGTAAACTGACATTGCAGCGTAAAACACGCAGCACCTTGAATATTCCCGGTACCGGCGGTAAAAGTAAGTCGGTCCAAATCGAAGTCCGCAAGAAGCGCACCTATGTGAAAGGCGATGCGGAATCTGAGCAGCAAGCTCAGATCGAAGCTGAAGCTCAGGCGCAGCGTGAAGCGGAAGAACAGGCTCGTCGTGAGGCCGAAGAGAAAGCGAAACGTGAAGCTGACGAAAAAGCAAAACGTGAAGCGGATGAAAAAGCCAGGCGCGAAGCTGAAGTGAAGCGCGAAGCAGCGGAAAAAGAGAAATTGAGCAATAATCAAACCGACGAAGTAACCCGGGCTGCCCAGTCAGACAAAGCCCGCCGCGAGGCTGAAGCTGCTGAACTGAAGCGCAAAGCCGAAGAAGAAGCACGTCGTAAGCTCGAAGAAGATGCGAAGCGTGCTGCAGAAGAGGCACGCAAAATGGCTGAAGAGAAATCAGCTGAATGGGAATCTAAAGCTGCTACTGAAGTAACCGAGGATAGCGCTGACTATCACGTGACCACTTCACAGCACGCCCGTCAGGCTGAAGATGAAAACGATCGTGAAGTAGAAGAAGGCCGTAGTCGTGCCCGTACGACCAAGGCTGCGCGTCCTGCCAAAAAAGGCAACAAGCATTCTGAAGCCAAAACCGATCGTGAAGAAGCACGCGCCGCAATTCGTGGTGGCAAAGGTGGTAAACACCGTAAGCCAAGCACGCTGCAGCAAGGCTTCAACAAGCCGGCTCAGGCCGTTAACCGTGACGTCATCATCGGCGAGACTATTACCGTTGCTGAACTGGCCAATAAAATGGCGGTAAAAGGTTCACAGGTCATCAAAGCAATGATGAAGATGGGCGCAATGGCGACCATCAACCAGGTTATCGATCAGGAAACCGCTCAGCTGGTTGCTGAAGAGATGGGACATAAAACCATCCTGCGCCGCGAGAATGAGCTGGAAGAAGCAGTAATGAGCGATCGCGACAGCACCGGTTCTCAGGAATCTCGTGCACCAGTCGTGACCATCATGGGCCACGTTGACCATGGTAAAACCTCACTGCTCGATTATATCCGCTCAACCAAAATCGCCTCTGGCGAAGCGGGCGGCATTACTCAGCATATCGGTGCTTACCACGTTGAAACTGACAACGGCATGGTAACTTTCCTTGATACCCCAGGCCACGCCGCGTTTACCGCCATGCGTGCCCGCGGTGCTCAGGCAACAGATATCGTGATTCTGGTTGTTGCTGCGGACGATGGCGTGATGCCTCAAACCGTGGAAGCGATTCAGCATGCTAAAGCGGCCGGTGTACCGGTTGTTGTGGCCGTCAACAAAGTTGATAAGCCTGATGCCGATCCGGATCGCGTTAAAAACGAACTCACCCAGTACGGTATCATTCCGGAAGAGTGGGGCGGCGAGAACATGTTCGTTAACGTATCGGCAAAAGCGGGTACCGGTATTGACGATCTGTTGAATGCTATTCTGCTGCAGGCTGAAGTTCTTGAACTGTCAGCAGTGCGTGAAGGCATGGCAAGCGGCGTCGTAATCGAATCCTTCCTGGATAAAGGTCGTGGTCCGGTTGCAACCGTTCTGGTTCGCGAAGGTACGCTGAACAAAGGCGATATCGTGCTGTGTGGCTTTGAGTATGGTCGCGTGCGTGCGATGCGCGATGAGCTCGGTCGCGAAGTCATGGAAGCCGGCCCGTCTATTCCGGTAGAAATTCTTGGCCTGTCCGGTGTGCCGGCAGCGGGTGACGAAGCCACTGTTGTTCGTGATGAGAAGAAAGCGCGCGAAGTTGCACTTTATCGTCAGGGCAAATTCCGTGAAGTTAAGCTGGCGCGTCAGCAGAAATCTAAACTGGAGAACATGTTTGCTAACATGAGCGAAGGCGAAGTTTCTGAACTGAACATCGTGCTGAAAGCTGACGTTCAGGGTTCTGTGGAAGCGATCTCCGATTCACTGCTGAAACTTTCTACTGACGAAGTAAAGGTTAAGATTGTTGGCTCTGGCGTAGGTGGTATCACCGAAACCGACGCCACGCTGGCGGCTGCTTCAAACGCGATTCTGCTTGGCTTTAACGTTCGTGCCGATGCCTCAGCGCGTCGCGTTGTCGATACCGAAAGCCTCGACCTGCGTTACTACTCCGTGATCTATAACCTGATCGACGAAGTTAAAGCAGCGATGAGCGGCATGTTGGCACCGGAATACAAACAGCAGATCATTGGCCTGGCTGAAGTTCGTGATGTATTTAAATCACCGAAATTTGGCGCCATTGCTGGTTGTATGGTGACTGAAGGTACAATCAAACGTCACAATCCAATCCGTGTACTGCGTGACAACGTGGTTATCTATGAAGGCGAGCTGGAATCACTGCGCCGCTTCAAGGATGACGTTAACGAGGTCCGTAACGGTATGGAATGTGGTATCGGTGTTAAGAACTACAACGATGTGCGCCCAGGCGACATGATCGAAGTATTCGAAATCATCGAAATCAAACGTACCATTGAGTAA
- the rbfA gene encoding 30S ribosome-binding factor RbfA: protein MAKEFGRPQRVSQELQKELAMIIQREIKDPRVGMMVTVSGVEVSRDLAYAKVFVTFLNDKDEDAVKSGIRALQDASGFIRSLLGKAMRLRIVPELTFFYDNSLVEGMRMSNLVTSVVKNDAERRGEDVTDEDAADKDKED, encoded by the coding sequence ATGGCGAAAGAATTTGGTCGCCCACAGCGCGTATCGCAAGAGTTGCAAAAAGAGCTGGCGATGATTATCCAGCGTGAGATTAAAGATCCGCGTGTTGGCATGATGGTGACGGTTTCAGGCGTGGAAGTGTCACGCGATCTGGCCTACGCCAAAGTGTTTGTTACCTTTCTGAACGACAAAGATGAAGATGCCGTTAAATCAGGCATTCGTGCGCTTCAGGACGCTTCAGGCTTTATTCGCTCATTATTGGGCAAAGCTATGCGCCTGCGCATTGTGCCTGAACTGACCTTTTTCTATGACAACTCGCTGGTTGAAGGCATGCGCATGTCTAACCTGGTTACCAGCGTAGTGAAAAATGATGCTGAACGCCGTGGCGAAGATGTGACGGACGAAGACGCAGCGGATAAAGACAAGGAGGACTGA